The following coding sequences are from one Mesorhizobium onobrychidis window:
- a CDS encoding ABC transporter ATP-binding protein, whose product MLLTLAAPYRLALAVGLILMLCESAALLVMPWLGGRLAETFLQESAGSSTINIQVLFLGALALFAVQAVLKFSNIYLLGGTTTRILADLKIRVYDHLQALPLAFSHRRRHGDTLALLTHDVYVVSDYISGTALAALPLFFTVSGALALMFRIDSLLAMFAAIIIPLLYLLLKIFGRRMRPLALQLQEEHAIAIAIAEENLSMLPAIKTFTREQQESQRYRSQIERVVSLSAKERAIHAALGPGVQFVTATAVVLMLWLAQGQIGDGALTVPQLVSFLLYAQVMARPMAGLADVYGQTQRARGALSRLATVLAEEPEPSWHAGKQMGKINGNIEFRSVTFSYPGREPALRCLDLSVAAGETIAIIGPNGAGKSTVAHLLMRLHEPSKGSIFIDGVDISTVSLHSLRSQIGVVPQHVLLFNASVRDNIAYGRPEPTQHDVEAAARSARAHDFIMQLPQGYQTPIGDRGVRLSGGQQQRLALARALLKDPPILILDEATAMFDPEGEREFLQACVDVLRQRTVLLITHRPASLALADRVFKLDEGIMTSAE is encoded by the coding sequence ATGCTGCTGACATTAGCGGCACCTTATCGCCTGGCGTTGGCCGTTGGCCTGATATTGATGCTATGCGAAAGCGCTGCTTTGTTGGTTATGCCTTGGCTTGGTGGCAGGCTTGCTGAAACGTTTCTCCAGGAAAGCGCAGGCAGCAGCACGATCAATATCCAGGTGCTTTTTCTAGGAGCATTGGCGCTGTTTGCGGTTCAGGCCGTTTTAAAATTCAGCAATATATACCTGCTTGGTGGGACGACCACACGAATACTGGCAGACTTGAAAATCCGAGTTTACGACCATCTTCAGGCCTTACCGCTTGCTTTCTCCCACCGGCGGCGTCACGGCGATACGCTCGCGTTACTTACTCATGATGTGTATGTCGTGAGCGACTACATCAGCGGCACCGCACTTGCTGCCTTGCCGCTCTTCTTCACCGTCAGCGGGGCATTGGCTTTAATGTTCCGAATCGATTCTCTTCTCGCTATGTTCGCCGCAATCATTATTCCATTGCTCTATCTACTGCTTAAAATTTTCGGACGACGCATGCGGCCATTGGCTCTCCAACTTCAGGAGGAGCACGCCATTGCCATCGCCATTGCTGAGGAAAACCTCAGCATGCTTCCCGCCATCAAGACCTTCACGCGCGAACAGCAAGAATCGCAGCGTTATCGGAGCCAAATCGAGCGCGTCGTCAGCCTGAGCGCCAAGGAGCGCGCCATCCATGCCGCATTGGGGCCGGGGGTTCAGTTTGTGACGGCGACCGCGGTCGTTCTTATGCTTTGGTTGGCCCAAGGGCAAATTGGCGATGGGGCTCTCACCGTGCCTCAATTGGTGAGTTTTCTCCTCTACGCCCAGGTAATGGCGCGGCCGATGGCCGGGCTCGCAGATGTCTATGGACAGACCCAGCGCGCGCGCGGCGCGCTGAGCCGGCTCGCAACAGTCTTGGCCGAAGAGCCTGAGCCGAGCTGGCATGCGGGCAAGCAGATGGGAAAAATAAACGGCAACATCGAATTCCGCAGTGTCACGTTCAGTTACCCGGGGCGCGAGCCTGCATTGAGGTGCCTCGATCTATCCGTCGCCGCGGGCGAGACAATAGCCATCATAGGTCCCAACGGTGCAGGAAAGAGCACGGTGGCGCATTTGCTTATGCGATTGCATGAGCCTTCCAAGGGAAGCATCTTCATCGACGGCGTGGATATTTCCACGGTTTCCTTGCATAGCCTGCGCAGCCAGATAGGGGTTGTGCCTCAGCACGTGTTACTGTTCAACGCCAGCGTCCGCGACAACATCGCATATGGGCGGCCTGAGCCCACACAGCATGACGTCGAGGCAGCAGCACGGTCGGCCCGCGCGCATGATTTCATCATGCAACTGCCGCAGGGCTACCAGACGCCAATCGGCGATCGCGGCGTGCGGCTGTCCGGAGGGCAACAGCAGCGGTTGGCGTTGGCTCGGGCGCTGCTGAAAGATCCGCCGATTCTGATACTCGATGAAGCGACCGCTATGTTCGATCCAGAGGGGGAGCGCGAGTTCTTGCAGGCATGCGTGGATGTGCTGCGACAGAGGACGGTGCTTTTGATAACCCACCGACCGGCGAGCCTGGCGCTGGCTGATCGGGTGTTCAAGCTGGACGAGGGCATTATGACAAGCGCCGAGTAA
- a CDS encoding PqqD family protein, giving the protein MKLTDRVAIPAQVMARQVGKETVILDLASGTYFGLDPVGARIWILLSEGKTVGEICGTMLDEYEVEPAPLEKDVFSLLQTLERQGLVKIEEA; this is encoded by the coding sequence ATGAAGTTGACTGACAGAGTGGCGATTCCGGCGCAAGTGATGGCGCGACAGGTGGGCAAGGAGACGGTGATCCTGGATCTCGCCAGCGGAACGTATTTTGGGCTGGACCCGGTCGGGGCACGTATCTGGATACTGCTGTCCGAAGGAAAAACCGTAGGCGAAATCTGCGGAACTATGCTCGACGAGTACGAGGTCGAGCCTGCGCCCTTGGAGAAAGACGTATTCAGCTTGTTGCAAACGCTCGAACGCCAGGGGCTGGTCAAGATTGAAGAGGCATGA
- the istA gene encoding IS21 family transposase, with translation MIKLGEIVMILDMHRQGLSVSAIARQTGVDRKTIRKYIKRGLEAPAYGPRKPRATVIDPFTAYLRERVAAYPGLSGRRLLRELKDRGYAGGYTTVTDFLRDVRPTSEPGFEVRFETAPGEQAQVDFAQFHVVFTDEPATPRIVWLFSMVLGYSRLIWARFAMHQDLPTVLRCHAAAFDAIGGVPREILYDRMKTAVIGEGETGGIVYNRALLDLARHFGFHPKACKPYRAKTKGKVERPFRYIREDFFLARSFRNLDDLNTQLRQWLDVVANPRVHATTQRVVVEAFAEERLHLRPLPLAPFRSVLRLERRISREGMVSVGGNAYSVPDATRRRLVEVHTLANEVRIFEDGALIAVHPVLEGRHQRRVEPGHRTLRSPPRSRSRVNNDEIILHGSGDRVTQRPLAFYDAVARAMAQENRP, from the coding sequence GTGATCAAACTCGGGGAGATAGTCATGATCTTGGATATGCACCGGCAGGGGCTGTCGGTGTCAGCGATCGCCAGGCAGACCGGTGTCGATCGAAAGACAATCCGCAAATACATCAAGCGTGGCCTTGAGGCCCCTGCCTACGGACCAAGGAAGCCGCGGGCGACGGTGATTGATCCATTCACCGCCTATCTGCGTGAACGGGTTGCTGCCTATCCCGGCCTTAGCGGTCGGCGGCTCCTGCGAGAACTGAAGGATCGTGGGTACGCCGGTGGCTACACTACCGTCACGGACTTTCTCAGAGACGTTCGTCCGACCTCAGAACCCGGCTTTGAAGTTCGGTTCGAAACAGCTCCCGGCGAACAGGCCCAGGTGGATTTCGCCCAATTCCATGTCGTCTTCACCGACGAGCCGGCAACCCCCAGGATCGTCTGGCTGTTTTCTATGGTGCTGGGCTATAGCCGTCTCATCTGGGCGCGCTTTGCTATGCATCAGGATCTGCCGACGGTGCTGCGATGCCACGCCGCGGCGTTCGATGCGATCGGCGGCGTTCCGCGCGAGATCCTTTACGACCGAATGAAGACTGCCGTCATCGGCGAAGGCGAAACGGGCGGCATTGTTTATAACCGCGCTCTGCTCGATCTCGCCCGCCATTTCGGCTTTCATCCAAAGGCCTGCAAACCATATCGGGCCAAGACGAAGGGAAAGGTCGAGCGACCATTCCGCTATATTCGTGAAGACTTCTTCCTGGCGCGCTCGTTTCGCAACCTTGATGATCTTAACACCCAACTGCGGCAATGGCTGGATGTCGTTGCCAACCCGCGCGTGCACGCCACAACGCAGCGCGTCGTCGTCGAGGCCTTCGCGGAAGAGCGCCTTCATCTGCGTCCCTTGCCACTGGCTCCGTTCCGATCGGTTCTGCGGCTTGAGCGCAGGATATCCCGAGAGGGCATGGTGAGCGTTGGTGGAAACGCCTACAGCGTGCCCGACGCCACCAGAAGGCGGCTCGTCGAGGTTCACACCTTGGCCAATGAGGTTCGAATCTTCGAAGACGGCGCGCTGATTGCTGTGCATCCGGTGTTGGAAGGTCGCCATCAGCGCCGCGTCGAACCAGGACACAGAACCCTTCGCTCACCGCCGCGATCGCGATCGCGCGTCAACAATGACGAGATCATTCTTCATGGATCCGGAGACCGGGTCACACAGCGGCCGCTCGCCTTCTACGACGCCGTTGCCAGAGCCATGGCCCAGGAGAACCGCCCATGA
- the istB gene encoding IS21-like element helper ATPase IstB — translation MSAALDAVPSMIDRIRHDLVGLKMPRALEALDHIVRRLEHGELSALEAIDILLSEELTLRENSRIKTALRMARLATIKTLAGFDFSFQPSLDRDRIFTLAQLGFVERHEAAHFLGPPGTGKSHLAIALGVEAVKAGKSVYFCTLADLIAALSRAEREGRLQERIRFFCRPSLLIVDEIGYLPVIAGGGNLFFQLVNARYEKGAMILTSNRGFAEWGDVFGDAVVATALLDRLLHHAVVVQIEGSSYRLRQHAELMPEHVRSKALITPPSFAPPSRPRGRPPKNTQFSMPSETA, via the coding sequence ATGAGCGCCGCTCTCGATGCCGTGCCGTCGATGATCGACCGCATTCGCCATGACCTTGTCGGCTTGAAGATGCCACGTGCCCTTGAAGCACTCGACCATATTGTCCGCCGCCTGGAGCATGGCGAGCTGTCGGCGCTCGAAGCGATCGACATTCTCCTTTCCGAAGAGCTGACCCTGCGCGAGAACAGCCGCATAAAAACGGCGTTGAGGATGGCTCGGCTGGCAACCATCAAAACGCTCGCCGGCTTCGATTTCTCTTTCCAGCCCTCCCTCGATCGCGATCGGATCTTCACGCTCGCGCAACTGGGTTTCGTCGAAAGGCACGAGGCCGCCCATTTCCTCGGGCCGCCAGGAACTGGCAAAAGCCATCTGGCTATCGCGCTCGGCGTCGAAGCTGTCAAAGCGGGCAAGAGCGTCTACTTCTGCACCTTGGCCGATCTCATTGCAGCGCTGTCCAGGGCCGAGCGCGAGGGACGGCTGCAAGAACGCATCCGCTTCTTCTGTAGGCCAAGTCTGCTGATCGTCGACGAGATCGGTTATCTCCCGGTCATCGCCGGCGGCGGCAATCTGTTCTTCCAGCTCGTCAACGCCCGCTACGAGAAAGGGGCAATGATCTTGACGTCCAATCGCGGCTTTGCAGAGTGGGGCGATGTTTTTGGAGACGCCGTGGTCGCTACCGCGCTTCTCGACAGGCTTTTGCATCATGCCGTCGTCGTTCAGATCGAAGGATCAAGCTACAGGCTGCGACAGCATGCCGAATTGATGCCTGAACACGTCCGTTCGAAAGCCCTGATTACTCCCCCGTCCTTCGCGCCACCATCACGGCCGCGCGGTCGGCCACCGAAAAATACCCAATTCTCAATGCCGTCCGAGACGGCATAA
- a CDS encoding methyltransferase domain-containing protein, protein MSSSVLAEHLGYVSDSVRLEQFKSAVAQVVKHGDCITDLGCGTGILGLLCLQAGASRVYAIDATAMIEVARESFVRAGWGGRAIFMGDYSPRAELPERVDVVICDQVGYFGFDAGIIEYLADARRRFLKPGGALIPARLRLQLAAVESETSCGLADGWRREGVPSEFHWLRQYAVNTKHAVNLQREELLGAPAELGSIDFREDNPDFFSWDAELRIERDGVLRGLGGWFDCELAEGVWLTNSPLADRPIKRSQAFLPIAEAVEVKSGDVVRARVVARPTDSVIAWEVEIPSGGRKFSHSTWEGELQTPAEIMKRNPAHVPRPNCRGQARMIVLGLCDGQRTVRQVEEAVLREHPGLFPSVEETARFVAQVLGKDTE, encoded by the coding sequence ATGTCGAGTTCCGTGCTGGCGGAACACTTGGGGTATGTCAGCGATTCGGTAAGACTTGAACAGTTCAAGTCCGCTGTTGCCCAAGTGGTCAAACATGGGGATTGCATCACGGATCTCGGTTGTGGCACCGGGATTCTGGGGCTGTTGTGCTTGCAGGCGGGCGCGTCCCGTGTGTACGCCATCGACGCAACCGCCATGATCGAGGTCGCGCGGGAATCCTTCGTTCGCGCAGGCTGGGGTGGCCGAGCGATTTTCATGGGGGACTACTCTCCGCGGGCTGAATTGCCCGAACGGGTTGATGTGGTGATCTGCGATCAAGTCGGCTACTTCGGCTTTGATGCCGGCATCATCGAATATTTGGCGGACGCCAGGCGGCGTTTCCTGAAGCCAGGGGGGGCATTGATCCCCGCCAGGCTCAGGCTTCAACTCGCCGCAGTGGAATCGGAAACCAGTTGCGGCTTGGCCGACGGGTGGCGGCGAGAGGGCGTACCCAGCGAATTCCATTGGCTGCGCCAATACGCCGTCAACACCAAGCATGCGGTCAATCTTCAGCGGGAAGAATTGCTTGGCGCCCCCGCTGAGCTGGGCAGCATCGATTTTCGTGAAGACAATCCGGACTTTTTCTCCTGGGATGCGGAGTTGCGCATAGAACGCGATGGCGTCCTGCGCGGACTCGGCGGCTGGTTCGATTGTGAGTTGGCCGAAGGGGTGTGGTTGACGAACTCGCCGCTTGCCGATCGTCCAATCAAGCGCTCTCAGGCTTTCCTGCCCATCGCCGAAGCCGTCGAGGTAAAATCCGGCGATGTGGTGAGGGCGAGGGTGGTGGCGCGTCCGACGGATTCGGTTATCGCCTGGGAAGTCGAAATCCCGTCCGGAGGGCGGAAATTCAGCCATTCGACCTGGGAGGGCGAGTTGCAGACGCCGGCCGAGATCATGAAACGGAATCCCGCGCATGTGCCCCGACCCAATTGCCGAGGGCAGGCAAGAATGATCGTGCTAGGGCTTTGCGATGGTCAAAGGACCGTCAGGCAGGTTGAAGAAGCCGTGCTGCGCGAACACCCCGGCTTGTTCCCTTCCGTGGAAGAAACAGCGCGATTTGTCGCCCAAGTGCTGGGCAAGGACACGGAATGA
- a CDS encoding tail fiber domain-containing protein translates to MKSNLNDQQTPSHLTVENKAAEPNKAPYSTPTLQIYGSVSAITRGAGAGSVDGGGTMAMVSDPRAKENVIRIGTHSLGIGLYLFDYKPEYREQWGLGRQFGVMADEVETVMPEAVSVHPDGYKMVNYGMLRIRRPSVH, encoded by the coding sequence ATGAAAAGCAATCTGAACGACCAGCAGACGCCATCCCACCTCACCGTTGAAAACAAAGCTGCCGAGCCAAACAAGGCGCCCTATTCGACTCCCACATTGCAAATCTACGGTTCCGTAAGCGCGATAACTAGAGGCGCCGGAGCAGGAAGCGTAGATGGGGGCGGCACCATGGCTATGGTTTCCGACCCGCGCGCCAAAGAGAACGTCATCCGCATTGGCACCCATTCGCTTGGAATCGGCCTCTATCTGTTCGACTACAAGCCTGAATACCGCGAACAGTGGGGCCTTGGCAGACAGTTTGGTGTAATGGCCGACGAGGTCGAGACGGTTATGCCGGAAGCCGTAAGCGTTCATCCTGACGGTTACAAGATGGTGAACTACGGCATGCTGAGGATACGGCGCCCCTCTGTTCACTGA